A genomic segment from Melanotaenia boesemani isolate fMelBoe1 chromosome 9, fMelBoe1.pri, whole genome shotgun sequence encodes:
- the zgc:162730 gene encoding mRNA decay activator protein ZFP36, whose translation MSEMLENIFTEKFLNLSINDALLTTRSQLKAPRQNQLNRSASFFSPSCHSASSSLSLSTEHVNSDDSGSSPWSSNIWSQAPVSKQNQLSFRPDRSMSLTEPSSSLLSSFGQLNNLEPFSLSPATTVAPPPGFPPSSNLPAQAPPALSSNRYKTELCRGFQETGSCKYGSKCQFAHGEAELRGLYRHPKYKTEPCRTFYNFGYCPYGSRCHFIHEEKISGGPLSSAKFQRHPPPTAISSHNPRHQLRQSLSFAGFMGSSRSSSPPSFPSTFNDPNQGFSRAPSVSPPPADLLSPVFGDSVSREATVFQFGDQQTRASNGDIHNIPLILEPKASCCVCGHGNNFNSNNSKIFTSMEDGPQQDSTMLFPGVGIHGGFVKPAGLQRFSSEDSLEDSYSSSSSSGSESPTFDASATKRLTVFERLSLSD comes from the exons ATGTCCGAAATGCTTGAAAACATCTTCACAGAG AAATTTCTAAACTTGTCAATCAACGATGCCTTGCTCACGACTCGTTCTCAACTCAAAGCCCCGAGGCAGAATCAGTTAAACCGCTCAGCCTCCTTCTTTTCTCCCTCCTGCCACTCTGCCTCTTCAAGCCTTAGTTTGAGCACTGAGCATGTTAATAGTGATGACAGCGGTAGCTCTCCCTGGTCATCAAACATTTGGAGCCAAGCCCCTGTCTCCAAACAAAATCAGCTCTCTTTCCGGCCTGACCGCTCAATGAGCCTGACAGAGCCCAGTAGCAGCCTGCTCTCCTCTTTTGGACAACTGAACAACCTGGAGCCGTTTTCTCTGAGTCCTGCAACTACTGTGGCTCCTCCACCAGGTTTCCCTCCCTCGTCTAACCTCCCAGCCCAGGCTCCACCAGCGCTGTCTTCTAATCGTTACAAGACTGAGCTGTGCCGTGGCTTTCAGGAGACCGGCAGTTGCAAGTATGGTAGTAAGTGTCAGTTTGCCCATGGTGAGGCAGAACTGCGAGGACTGTACCGTCATCCCAAGTACAAGACAGAGCCCTGCAGAACCTTCTACAACTTTGGTTACTGTCCCTATGGCTCACGCTGCCACTTCATCCATGAGGAGAAAATCAGTGGAGGTCCGCTGTCATCTGCCAAATTCCAGAGGCACCCaccacccacagcaatcagttCTCACAACCCACGCCACCAGCTTCGCCAGAGTCTCAGCTTTGCTGGGTTTATGGGCTCGTCACGCAgctcatctcctccatcattCCCTTCAACCTTCAATGATCCCAACCAGGGGTTCAGCCGTGCTCCTTCTGTTTCCCCACCTCCTGCTGATCTTCTCTCCCCAGTGTTTGGTGACTCCGTGTCACGAGAAGCAACAGTATTCCAGTTTGGCGACCAGCAGACCCGTGCCAGCAATGGAGACATCCATAACATTCCTCTCATCTTGGAACCAAAGGCctcatgctgtgtgtgtggccaTGGAAATAACTTCAACAGCAACAATAGCAAAATCTTCACCAGCATGGAGGATGGGCCACAGCAGGACAGCACTATGCTGTTTCCTGGTGTTGGGATCCACGGAGGGTTTGTGAAGCCTGCTGGGCTGCAACGTTTCTCCTCTGAGGACTCCCTGGAGGacagctacagcagcagcagctccagtgGGAGTGAGTCTCCAACCTTTGATGCTTCCGCCACCAAGAGGCTCACTGTGTTTGAGCGTCTGTCCCTGTCCGACTAA
- the zgc:114130 gene encoding mRNA decay activator protein ZFP36, protein MPSHPINKFADLEEMMCKNLLRLDLREQSRLPPSLSMTTRTPGYMSELCRNTSFSLSSLPCLSSDPLDSPFLTSSQWGQQAESPQPPQLGNSTQWGKSGFLSQRSVSMVETSSTPGASLGWPEIKTCQSDMSPSALNANSSSSPSSVSSSSSSSRYKTELCRSFTENGLCKYGGKCQFAHGPEELRDLNRHPKYKTEPCRTFHTIGFCPYGIRCHFVHNNEEEKKHPYSRSVSSFSPCNTPHQPPSTSRSNRPPLVRQSFSFAGFPSAPQQVLQPLLTGHTPPVNVSFTRAPSVSPPSCADITDLFSNAFLEMDTAFESSPAHHYQPPMCQTTPADPRSPFLPSPDSGYSPCGLSPTGSPSLRQSPSTAGILPGPLGTRSLSYTSLSDQDQDGGSSASSFSGSESGGSNNESSGRRLAVFSQLSVPEDATGFCL, encoded by the exons ATGCCATCTCATCCCATCAACAAGTTTGCTGACCTGGAGGAAATGATGTGCAAG aattTACTGAGACTTGACCTCAGAGAGCAGAGCAGGCTACCTCCGTCTCTCAGTATGACGACTAGAACACCTGGTTACATGTCTGAGCTGTGTAGAAACACTTCATTTTCCCTCTCGTCTCTGCCCTGCCTCTCCAGTGATCCTTTGGACAGTCCATTTCTGACTTCTAGCCAATGGGGGCAGCAAGCAGAAAGTCCTCAACCCCCCCAGCTTGGTAATTCCACACAGTGGGGAAAGTCGGGTTTCCTTTCCCAACGCTCTGTCAGCATGGTGGAGACGAGCAGCACACCAGGAGCAAGTCTAGGCTGGCCTGAAATAAAGACCTGTCAAAGTGACATGAGCCCCTCAGCTCTCAATGCCAACTCCTCCTCGTCCCCCTCTTCAGTTTctagctcctcttcctcatcgcGCTACAAAACCGAACTGTGTCGATCTTTCACCGAGAACGGCTTGTGCAAGTATGGCGGGAAGTGCCAGTTTGCCCATGGGCCAGAGGAGCTGCGTGATCTTAACAGACACCCAAAGTACAAAACTGAGCCATGTCGTACCTTTCATACTATTGGGTTCTGCCCCTATGGGATCCGCTGTCATTTTGTCCATAACAAcgaggaagaaaagaaacaccCCTACTCTCGCTCTGTATCATCATTTTCCCCCTGCAACACGCCTCACCAACCACCTTCAACTTCCCGCTCCAACAGACCTCCTCTGGTCAGACAGAGTTTCAGCTTTGCTGGGTTTCCTTCTGCTCCCCAACAAGTCCTTCAGCCTCTCCTAACCGGTCACACTCCACCCGTCAATGTCTCTTTCACACGAGCTCCATCGGTTTCTCCTCCTTCATGCGCTGACATCACTGACCTGTTCTCCAATGCCTTCCTAGAGATGGACACCGCATTCGAGTCCTCCCCTGCCCACCATTACCAACCCCCCATGTGCCAGACCACTCCAGCTGACCCTCGCTCTCCATTTCTGCCATCCCCTGATTCCGGGTATTCGCCATGTGGTCTGTCTCCAACTGGTTCGCCTTCCCTCAGGCAGAGTCCAAGCACTGCAGGGATCCTCCCAGGGCCTTTGGGTACCCGATCCCTGTCGTACACCTCTCTGTCAGACCAGGACCAAGATGGAGGCAGCTCTGCTAGCTCATTCAGTGGCTCTGAATCCGGCGGGAGTAACAACGAAAGCAGTGGCAGACGTCTCGCAGTGTTCAGTCAGCTCTCTGTTCCTGAAGATGCCACAGGATTCTGCCTTTAA